A stretch of Pseudomonas sp. LRP2-20 DNA encodes these proteins:
- a CDS encoding ParA family protein, whose amino-acid sequence MRVWAVANQKGGVGKTTTTIALAGLLAEAGKRVVVVDLDPHGSMTSYFGHNPDALEHSCYDLFLHKGSVPEGLPGQLLLPTSDERISLLPSSTALAVLERQSPGQSGLGLVIAKSLAQLWQDFDFALIDSPPLLGVLMVNALAASQQLVIPVQTEFLAVKGLERMIGTLTMVNRSRKQALPYQIVPTLFDRRTQASLGTLKVLRDTYEQQVWQGYIPVDTRLRDASRNGVTPSQFDGKSRGVIAYRALLKHMLTYKPAAQVAS is encoded by the coding sequence ATGAGAGTCTGGGCAGTAGCCAATCAAAAAGGTGGCGTCGGCAAGACCACCACCACCATTGCCTTGGCCGGCCTGCTGGCCGAGGCGGGCAAGCGCGTGGTCGTCGTCGACCTCGACCCGCATGGCTCGATGACCAGTTACTTCGGGCATAACCCGGACGCCCTGGAGCACAGCTGCTACGACCTGTTCCTGCACAAGGGCAGCGTGCCCGAGGGCCTGCCGGGGCAGTTGTTGCTGCCGACCAGCGATGAGCGCATCTCGTTGCTGCCGTCGAGCACTGCACTGGCGGTGCTGGAACGCCAGTCGCCAGGGCAGAGTGGCCTGGGCCTGGTGATCGCCAAGAGTCTGGCGCAGTTGTGGCAGGATTTTGATTTTGCCTTGATCGACAGCCCGCCGCTGCTCGGTGTGCTGATGGTCAATGCCCTGGCGGCCAGCCAGCAGCTGGTAATTCCGGTGCAGACCGAATTTCTCGCGGTGAAGGGCCTGGAGCGCATGATCGGCACCTTGACCATGGTCAACCGCTCGCGCAAGCAGGCACTGCCTTACCAGATCGTACCAACCCTGTTCGACCGCCGGACCCAGGCTTCGCTGGGCACCCTCAAGGTGTTGCGCGATACCTATGAACAGCAGGTGTGGCAGGGTTATATCCCGGTCGACACGCGCCTGCGCGACGCCAGCCGCAATGGCGTCACGCCGTCCCAGTTCGACGGCAAGAGCCGCGGCGTGATCGCCTACCGGGCACTGCTCAAGCATATGCTGACCTACAAACCGGCCGCGCAGGTGGCTTCATGA
- the motD gene encoding flagellar motor protein MotD, with amino-acid sequence MRRRRHTEEHENHERWLVSYADFITLLFAFFVVMYSISSINEGKYKVISQALLGVFNDPERSMKPIPIGDEQPLSVKPAEPLIKDSEQTDAGLAQTSVDPLKSISDDVRDAFGDLIKSDQMTVRGNELWVEIELNSSLLFGSGDAMPSDKAFAIIEKVGSILKPFANPVHVEGFTDNLPIRTAQYPTNWELSAARAASIVRLLAMEGVNPARMASVGYGEYQPVASNDSAEGRARNRRVVLVISRNLDVRRSLTGSGSANATPDAALRRAGTQSAPPAPAATTAK; translated from the coding sequence ATGCGCCGTCGCCGTCATACCGAGGAGCACGAGAATCACGAACGCTGGCTGGTGTCGTACGCCGACTTCATCACCTTGCTGTTCGCCTTCTTCGTGGTCATGTATTCGATCTCCTCGATCAACGAGGGCAAGTACAAGGTCATCTCGCAAGCGCTGCTCGGGGTGTTCAACGACCCTGAGCGGAGCATGAAGCCGATCCCGATCGGCGATGAGCAACCGCTCAGCGTGAAACCGGCTGAACCTTTGATCAAGGACAGCGAGCAGACCGACGCAGGCCTGGCGCAGACCAGCGTCGACCCGCTGAAGAGCATCAGCGACGACGTGCGCGATGCCTTCGGCGACCTGATCAAGTCCGACCAGATGACCGTGCGCGGCAACGAGCTGTGGGTGGAAATCGAGCTGAACTCGTCCCTGTTGTTCGGCAGTGGCGATGCCATGCCCAGTGACAAGGCGTTCGCCATCATCGAGAAAGTCGGCAGCATCCTCAAGCCGTTCGCCAACCCGGTGCATGTCGAAGGCTTCACCGACAACCTGCCGATTCGTACGGCACAGTACCCGACCAACTGGGAACTGTCGGCGGCGCGGGCGGCGAGCATCGTGCGCCTGCTGGCCATGGAAGGGGTCAACCCGGCGCGCATGGCCTCGGTGGGTTACGGCGAGTACCAGCCGGTGGCCAGCAACGACAGCGCCGAAGGGCGTGCGCGCAATCGCCGGGTAGTGCTGGTGATTTCCCGCAACCTCGACGTGCGCCGCAGCCTGACCGGCTCGGGCAGTGCCAACGCCACCCCGGATGCGGCGCTGCGCCGTGCTGGCACACAAAGTGCACCGCCAGCCCCAGCAGCGACGACGGCGAAGTGA
- a CDS encoding DUF2802 domain-containing protein yields MIFEVAVIFLALLWALSLWFFLNYSKRQRELAAQQAVGDALRDQRIKDLAKRLDDYQNGTVRMGEALHELRATVAPLPEKLQQLEQRDPNSVTFTQAAKLVGMGASVSELTETCGLTQAEAELMSKLHRGG; encoded by the coding sequence TTGATCTTCGAGGTGGCGGTAATCTTCCTGGCGCTGCTGTGGGCCCTGAGCCTGTGGTTCTTCCTCAACTACAGCAAGCGCCAGCGCGAACTGGCGGCGCAGCAGGCCGTGGGTGATGCCCTGCGCGACCAGCGCATCAAGGACCTGGCCAAGCGCCTGGACGACTACCAGAACGGTACCGTGCGCATGGGCGAGGCCCTCCATGAGCTGCGCGCCACCGTCGCCCCGCTGCCGGAGAAACTCCAGCAGCTGGAGCAGCGCGACCCCAACAGCGTCACCTTCACCCAGGCCGCCAAGCTGGTGGGCATGGGCGCCAGCGTATCGGAACTCACCGAAACCTGCGGCCTGACCCAGGCCGAGGCGGAGCTGATGAGCAAGCTGCACCGCGGCGGATAA
- a CDS encoding CheW domain-containing protein — protein MNRPVGTKPQLALQSYLDGLLQEATETEDFLELPTPAEAAEASDEFAAAVREEQARDARQPTPAARPFAERQVKVLPAVLPVEQPLVAVVDTAVVDTAVVAEASIPVLTEVPTPEPVAPLVEVHLPAASMADTPAPPTSVDGRPAWAAEPFECLLFDVAGLTLAVPLVCLGSIYSLEGQELTPLFGQPDWFLGILTCQAGNLKVLDTARWVMPDRYRDDFRQGLNYVISVQGYEWGLAVHQVSRSLRLDPAEIKWRSQRGQRPWLAGTVIEHMCALLDVAELAELIASGAVKQLHAKQK, from the coding sequence ATGAACCGGCCCGTGGGCACCAAGCCGCAACTGGCCCTGCAGTCGTACCTCGATGGGTTGTTGCAGGAGGCCACCGAGACCGAGGATTTCCTCGAACTGCCAACGCCGGCTGAAGCGGCCGAGGCCAGTGATGAGTTCGCCGCTGCCGTGCGCGAAGAACAGGCGCGCGATGCTCGCCAGCCAACACCCGCAGCCCGGCCTTTTGCCGAGCGGCAGGTGAAGGTGCTGCCAGCTGTACTGCCGGTCGAGCAGCCGCTGGTGGCAGTGGTCGACACTGCAGTGGTCGACACTGCAGTGGTGGCTGAAGCCAGCATCCCGGTGCTCACCGAGGTGCCGACGCCGGAGCCGGTTGCACCCTTGGTGGAAGTGCACCTGCCAGCGGCAAGCATGGCAGACACGCCGGCACCGCCGACCAGCGTCGATGGCCGGCCGGCCTGGGCTGCCGAGCCATTCGAGTGCCTGCTGTTCGACGTCGCCGGGCTGACCCTGGCGGTGCCGCTGGTTTGTCTGGGCTCGATCTACAGCCTGGAGGGCCAGGAGCTGACGCCGCTGTTCGGCCAGCCGGACTGGTTCCTTGGCATTCTGACGTGCCAGGCGGGCAACTTGAAGGTGCTGGACACGGCGCGCTGGGTGATGCCCGACCGCTACCGCGATGATTTCCGCCAGGGCCTGAATTACGTGATTTCCGTGCAGGGCTACGAGTGGGGCCTGGCGGTGCATCAGGTCAGCCGTTCGCTGCGCCTGGATCCGGCCGAGATCAAGTGGCGCAGCCAGCGTGGCCAGCGGCCATGGTTGGCCGGCACGGTTATCGAACACATGTGTGCACTGCTCGACGTCGCCGAACTGGCCGAGCTGATCGCCAGCGGCGCGGTCAAGCAGTTGCATGCCAAACAGAAATGA
- a CDS encoding chemotaxis protein CheW: MKKSSAQGSEDPILQWVTFRLDNESYGINVMQVQEVLRYTEIAPVPGAPSYVLGIINLRGNVVTVIDTRQRFGLMPSDVTDNTRIVIIEADKQVVGILVDSVAEVVYLRQSEIETAPNVGNEESAKFIQGVCNKNGELLILVELDKMMTEEEWSELENI; encoded by the coding sequence ATGAAAAAGTCGTCTGCGCAAGGTTCTGAAGATCCGATCCTGCAGTGGGTAACCTTCCGTCTGGACAACGAGTCCTACGGCATCAACGTCATGCAGGTGCAGGAGGTGCTGCGCTACACCGAGATCGCACCGGTACCGGGCGCGCCAAGCTACGTGCTGGGCATCATCAACCTGCGCGGCAACGTGGTGACGGTGATCGACACCCGCCAGCGCTTCGGCCTGATGCCGTCGGACGTGACCGACAACACCCGTATCGTCATCATCGAGGCCGACAAGCAAGTGGTCGGCATCCTGGTCGACAGCGTCGCCGAGGTGGTGTACCTGCGTCAGTCGGAAATCGAAACGGCGCCGAACGTGGGTAACGAAGAGTCGGCCAAGTTCATTCAAGGCGTGTGCAACAAGAACGGCGAACTGCTGATCCTGGTCGAGCTGGACAAGATGATGACCGAGGAAGAGTGGTCCGAGCTGGAGAACATCTGA